A genomic region of Fodinisporobacter ferrooxydans contains the following coding sequences:
- a CDS encoding helix-turn-helix domain-containing protein — protein MHKQTAIKIVLSERQRKVLEKMAKGTHTPLHFIERAKIILLSAQEVNNCELARRLSLSVDTVKRWRKRWSTFAVELEQVETHRPHVLKAKIEAALTDEQRSGRPSAFTAEEVAHILTLACQTPESLELPFSHWTPGLLAREAVKRGIVSSISTRQVGRFLKRSGLETPSSERMAQSEDR, from the coding sequence TTGCATAAACAAACCGCAATTAAAATCGTACTGAGCGAACGGCAACGAAAAGTGCTGGAGAAGATGGCCAAAGGAACCCACACACCGCTGCATTTCATCGAGCGAGCCAAGATCATTTTACTTTCGGCACAAGAGGTCAACAATTGCGAACTGGCTCGACGTCTCAGCCTCAGTGTCGATACCGTAAAGCGGTGGAGGAAGCGCTGGTCAACTTTTGCGGTGGAACTGGAACAAGTCGAAACCCATCGCCCTCATGTGCTGAAAGCGAAAATTGAAGCGGCCTTAACCGACGAACAACGATCGGGAAGACCGTCTGCGTTTACAGCCGAGGAAGTCGCCCATATCCTGACCTTAGCCTGCCAGACACCCGAAAGCTTGGAACTGCCGTTTAGTCATTGGACACCCGGATTGCTTGCCCGCGAAGCGGTAAAACGTGGCATCGTTTCCTCGATTTCGACGCGTCAGGTCGGGCGTTTTTTAAAACGAAGCGGACTTGAAACCCCATCAAGTGAAAGGATGGCTCAATCCGAAGATCGATGA